In one Numenius arquata unplaced genomic scaffold, bNumArq3.hap1.1 HAP1_SCAFFOLD_1064, whole genome shotgun sequence genomic region, the following are encoded:
- the LOC141478226 gene encoding olfactory receptor 14A16-like, protein MALIVLRKFSPTLSLSFPPCSVIHIERQEMSNGSSITRFLLLVFADTRELQLLHFWLFLGIYLAALLGNALIITTIACDHHLHTPMYFFLLNLSVIDLGSISTTVPKTMANSLWDTRAISFAGCVAQLVLFVFFISAEFSLLTIMAYDRYVAICKPLHYGTLLRSRACVHMAAAAWGSVFLYTVLQTANTFSLPLCQGNAVDQFFCEIPQILKLSCSDSYLREAGLLVVSACLAFGCFVFIVVSYVQIFRAVLRIPSEQGRHKAFSMCLPHLAVVSLFISTGMFAYLKPPYISFQSLDLVVSVLYLVVPTAVNPLIYSMRNQELKEAIRRLISWTFFNSDKFATSPHP, encoded by the coding sequence ATGGCTTTGATTGTGCTCAGAAAATTCTCCCCAACCTTGTCACTGTCCTTTCCTCCTTGTTCAGTGATCCACATCGAGAGGCAGGAGATGTCCAACGGCAGCTCCATCACCCGGTTCCTTCTCCTGGtgtttgcagacacacgggagctgcagctcttgcacttctggctcttcctgggcatctatctggctgccctcctgggaaacgcactcatcatcaccaccatcgcctgtgaccaccacctccacacccccatgtatttcttcctcctcaacctctctgttattgacctgggctccatctccaccactgtccccaaaacCATGGCCaactccctctgggacaccagggccatctcctttgCAGGATGTGTTGCCCAGCttgttctgtttgtctttttcatttcagcagagttttctctcctcaccatcatggcctacgaccgctacgtggccatctgcaaacccctgcactacgggaccctcctgcgcagcagagcttgtgtccacatggcagcagctgcctggggcagtgttttcctctacactgtgctgcagacggccaatacattttccctacccctctgccagggcaatgctgtggaccagttcttctgtgaaatcccccagatcctcaagctctcctgctcagactcctacctcagggaagctgggcttcttgtggtcagtgcctgtttagcatttggttgttttgttttcattgtggtgtcctatgtgcagatcttcagggccgtgctgaggatcccctctgagcagggacggcacaaagccttttccatgtgcctccctcacctggccgtggtctccctgtttatcagcactggcatgtttgcctacctgaagcccccctacATCTCCTTCCAATCCCTGGACCTTGTGGTGTCAGTTCTGTACTTGGTTGTTCCtacagcagtgaaccccctcatctacagcatgaggaaccaggagctcaaggaggcCATTAGGAGGCTGATATCATGGACATTTTTTAACAGcgacaaatttgccacctctccccacccatGA